The proteins below are encoded in one region of Arthrobacter sp. CJ23:
- a CDS encoding serpin family protein yields MNRVRKAAAMTAAAALVSCSAMISACAPRPADVGLLKADGVERVSVARDAYAAELEAFNASALKLGTALLEDGGEGGNGNTISSPGSLLIALAMLRAGASGETAAEMDSVLGLPVTGRDEAMNALLAALEKYDGDPASVDEKNPPRKPLVHAANGLFIDKNEPTGADYLATLARHYGTGVYPVDFLDQATTEPAIDAWVDKNTGGRIKKAPAKYDPDNTFSLLNAVYFAAAWREPFALEATQDRPFTKAGGETIAVPTMLGDKVMGYAEGPGWKAVDLPYGEGFAMRLVLPAAGSPEGMPDAGTLLGVAAALEEAEPQMVEIQLPKWDHKSSFDLLKILGELGLERTLSTVMDFDAIQGGLTITGAAQAANITVAEKGTIAAAVTQFNGRATSIPPQPERTISFDRPFHYQIVHLETGLPLFMGKVADPR; encoded by the coding sequence ATGAATCGTGTCCGGAAAGCGGCCGCCATGACCGCGGCAGCCGCGTTGGTGAGCTGTTCGGCAATGATCAGCGCCTGCGCTCCCCGGCCAGCCGACGTCGGGCTCTTGAAGGCCGACGGCGTTGAACGGGTTTCCGTTGCCCGCGACGCCTATGCTGCCGAACTGGAGGCGTTCAACGCCTCGGCGCTGAAACTCGGAACTGCGCTGCTGGAGGACGGAGGCGAGGGCGGCAACGGCAACACCATCTCCTCGCCGGGAAGCCTGCTGATTGCGCTGGCGATGCTCCGTGCCGGGGCATCGGGGGAGACGGCCGCGGAAATGGACTCGGTGCTGGGGCTCCCGGTCACCGGCAGGGACGAAGCCATGAACGCGCTGCTCGCGGCCCTCGAGAAGTACGACGGCGACCCCGCCTCCGTTGACGAGAAGAACCCGCCGCGCAAGCCACTGGTGCACGCAGCCAATGGCCTGTTCATCGATAAGAACGAGCCCACGGGAGCCGACTATCTGGCCACGCTCGCCAGGCACTACGGCACCGGTGTGTACCCCGTGGATTTCCTGGACCAGGCCACAACGGAGCCCGCCATCGACGCCTGGGTGGACAAGAACACCGGCGGCCGGATCAAGAAGGCGCCGGCAAAATACGATCCGGACAACACTTTCAGCCTGCTCAATGCCGTCTATTTCGCTGCTGCCTGGCGCGAGCCGTTCGCCCTGGAAGCCACGCAGGACCGGCCCTTCACCAAGGCCGGCGGCGAGACCATCGCGGTCCCCACCATGCTCGGCGACAAGGTGATGGGCTACGCGGAGGGCCCCGGCTGGAAGGCCGTGGACCTGCCCTACGGCGAGGGGTTCGCGATGCGGCTGGTGCTGCCCGCGGCCGGCTCGCCGGAGGGAATGCCCGACGCCGGAACTTTGCTTGGCGTGGCCGCTGCCCTTGAGGAGGCGGAACCGCAGATGGTGGAAATCCAGCTGCCCAAGTGGGACCACAAGAGCTCCTTCGACCTTCTCAAGATCCTGGGCGAGCTGGGGCTGGAGCGGACGCTGTCCACCGTCATGGACTTCGACGCCATCCAGGGCGGGCTGACGATCACCGGGGCCGCCCAGGCGGCCAACATCACGGTGGCCGAGAAGGGAACCATCGCGGCGGCGGTGACCCAGTTCAACGGGCGCGCCACGAGCATTCCCCCGCAGCCGGAGCGCACCATCAGCTTCGACCGCCCCTTCCACTACCAGATCGTGCACCTCGAAACGGGCCTGCCGCTGTTCATGGGGAAGGTGGCGGACCCGCGATAG